The Microbacterium amylolyticum genome includes the window AGAGAACTCTCAGCGACGGCCGAGCTGAGCGGTGATTTCCTGCACCTGGTTGTACACGTGCCGTTTCTCTTTCATCAGCTCAGTGATCTTTTTCGTGGCGTACATCACGGTTGTGTGATCGCGACCGCCAAAGAGCTGCCCGATTTTCGGCAGGGAGAGGTTCGTTCGTTCCCGGCACAGGTACATGGCGATCTGCCGGGCCTGAGCAACAGCCTGGGCGCGGCCGGGGCCATAGAGATCGTCGACGGAGAGCCGGAAGTACTGCGCTGTCGCGTCGATGATGTCCGACGGTGAGACAACCGTGTCTTCCGGCTTGTCAACGATGTCCCGGAGAACGCCCTCGGCGAGCTCGCGAGTGACGTCCGATCGGTTCAGGCTGGCGAAGGCCGAGACGCGAATCAGCGCGCCCTCGAGCTCTCGGATGTTGGTCGACACTCGTGACGCGATGTACTCGATCACGTCTTCAGGGATGTAGATGCGCTCGCTGGACGCCTTCTTTCGGAGGATGGCGATACGCGTTTCGAGGTCGGGGGCTTGCACATCGGTGATCAGGCCCCACTCAAAGCGGGAGCGCATCCGGTCCTCGAAGCCCGTCAGAAGACGCGGCGCCACATCGCTCGTGATGACGACCTGCTTGTCGTGATCGTGGAGCGTGTTGAACGTGTGGAAGAAGGTTTCCTGCGTTTCCGCCTTGCCCTGCAGGAACTGGATGTCGTCGATCAGCAGGATGTCGAGGTCGCGGTAGCGCGCGTTGAATGCTGCGCCGCGATTGTTCGCGATCGAGTTGATGAAGTCGTTCGTGAACTCTTCGCTGGAGACGTAGCGAACGCGCACGCCGGGGAAGAGGTTCTGTGCGTAGTCGCCGATGGCGTGCAGCAGGTGCGTTTTTCCCAGCCCGGAGTCGCCGTAGATGAACAGAGGGTTGTATGCCTTCGCCGGGGCCTCGGCCACTGCCACCGCCGCGGCGTGAGCGAACCGATTGGACTGTCCGATGACGAAGTTGTCGAAGGTGTACTTCGGGTTGAGGCGCGTTTCGCTTCGCGACTGCACGTGGGGCGTCTCGATCGGACGCGTCGACTGACGCTCCGGCTCCCGCGCTGCCTCCGGCGACGAGGAGTCGTTCTCGGGAACGTACGGCTGGTCGGCGAGCTCGTGGTTCACAACCACCTTGAACGAGGTCACCTCGGGATCGGCGATCTTCTGCAGCGCATCGATGATCGACTCGCGCATGCGCTTGTTGATCTGACCGGCCGTCAGGTCGTTCGGAACATCCAGGTAGAGGGACCCGCCCATCGTCCCCTGCGGAACAGCCAGGTGCAGGAAGCCCATGAGCTGCGGAGTGATCCGCTCGTCTTCTTCGAGTTCCGCGATGACGAGGCGCCAGATTGGCACGTCCGGAGCGTCGGTCATCCGCACTCTCCCCCTGAGTAGAATTATTTCCACAACCTGTGGATAACTGTGGTTACGGTAGTCACGTCGCGGGAATCACGCAAACGGTGTGCACGAAGTTGTCGCGTGTCTCTGTGCGAACAGCGGCAGGGCTGTGGAGGTACTGACAGGTTGGCCCAACAGTTTGCGCACCACAGCTTGTCGTCGTAGCCTGTTCCGGTTGACTTGTGCCCATTTCGGGCATCCCTGCATGACGTCTCCGGCCCCGTAGATTCCGGTGACACTTCCTCCCGGAGTGAGAACACTATGAGCAAGCGCACTTTCCAGCCCAACAACCGTCGTCGCGCCAAGAAGCACGGTTTCCGTGCCCGTATGCGCACCCGCGCCGGTCGCGCCATCCTCAACGCACGCCGCGGCAAGGGCCGCACCGAGCTCTCGGCGTAACGCAGAGCTACGGGAGTGCTCGCGCGACCACAGCGCATCACTCGCGGGACTGACTATCGAACAGTCGTCCGGCGGGGTATGCGGTGCGCGAGCACATCCGGTGTGACGCACGTCATCCTCACGAAAGAAGCACGTCCTGCGCGCTTCGGTTTTATCGTGAGCAAGGCCGTTGGCAACGCTGTTGTCCGCAACACGGTGCGTCGCCGGCTCAAGGCCATCTGCCATGAGGCGTCTCCGAGTGTGCGCGAGGGAGCGGACATTGTGATTCGCGCCCTTCCTGCCTCCGCAACAACATCCTTTGCGGATCTTCGCCGCGATGTGTTGCGGTGCCTGGAACGTCAGGCACCGGCATGAGCGTGCTTCCCGCGTCGGCCACAGGGCCGGCGCGGTTTCGCGTTTCCGATGCCGTGGTGTTGCCGCTCATCCCGCGCAACATCGGCCTGTTGCTACTCACCGGATATCGAGCAACGATCTCAAAGCTCTACGGCGACGTCTGTCGTTACTACCCGTCGTGTTCCGCGTACGCCGTCACGGCGGTTCAACAACACGGTCTCGTGAG containing:
- the dnaA gene encoding chromosomal replication initiator protein DnaA yields the protein MTDAPDVPIWRLVIAELEEDERITPQLMGFLHLAVPQGTMGGSLYLDVPNDLTAGQINKRMRESIIDALQKIADPEVTSFKVVVNHELADQPYVPENDSSSPEAAREPERQSTRPIETPHVQSRSETRLNPKYTFDNFVIGQSNRFAHAAAVAVAEAPAKAYNPLFIYGDSGLGKTHLLHAIGDYAQNLFPGVRVRYVSSEEFTNDFINSIANNRGAAFNARYRDLDILLIDDIQFLQGKAETQETFFHTFNTLHDHDKQVVITSDVAPRLLTGFEDRMRSRFEWGLITDVQAPDLETRIAILRKKASSERIYIPEDVIEYIASRVSTNIRELEGALIRVSAFASLNRSDVTRELAEGVLRDIVDKPEDTVVSPSDIIDATAQYFRLSVDDLYGPGRAQAVAQARQIAMYLCRERTNLSLPKIGQLFGGRDHTTVMYATKKITELMKEKRHVYNQVQEITAQLGRR
- the rpmH gene encoding 50S ribosomal protein L34, producing the protein MSKRTFQPNNRRRAKKHGFRARMRTRAGRAILNARRGKGRTELSA
- the rnpA gene encoding ribonuclease P protein component, producing the protein MRCASTSGVTHVILTKEARPARFGFIVSKAVGNAVVRNTVRRRLKAICHEASPSVREGADIVIRALPASATTSFADLRRDVLRCLERQAPA
- the yidD gene encoding membrane protein insertion efficiency factor YidD, with the protein product MSVLPASATGPARFRVSDAVVLPLIPRNIGLLLLTGYRATISKLYGDVCRYYPSCSAYAVTAVQQHGLVRGSGRAISRIARCHPWAAGGEDDVPPHADFSYDLTSRGFVVPRRKD